The genomic region AATGTTGACGACGGCGCAGAGCAGAACCGTGGCGAAGATCGCCAGGGCCATGCCGAGCGGGTGAAAGGGCAGCAGCGTCAGGTAGATGGCGCTGGTGATCGCGCCGATTGCCGATCCAAGAATGCGCAGGGAGGCGGAGGAGGTCGTTTCCCTGCGGGTGGACTGGGTGACCACGATCGCCGAGATGGCCGACCAGAGGCCGCCGATCTTGGGCAGATAGCCAGGGAACAGGCTGGTGAACCAGAAGCCGAGCACATAGGCCACAAGGGCCGCCAATGCGATTTCGGCGGGAATGCGGAGCCGTTCTCTGCTGTTCATGGTCCCCGGCGGCGTTGCTGGCCGTCGAATCGCTGTTGCGCTGTGGGTGCCGGCCCGTTGGCATCGCGGTTGGCGTAGGCGGTCACCAGCCGCTGCACCAGGGGGTGGCGCACCACATCGGCCGCCGTGAGCTCGCAGATCGCCACGCCTTCGACCCCCTGAAGCACCTGGGCCGCCTCGATCAGGCCGCTGAGCTGGCCCGCCGGCAGATCCATCTGGGTGGGATCACCCGTGACCACCATGCGGGAGTTCTCCCCCAGCCGCGTCAGCACCATGCGCATCTGGGCTGTTGTGGTGTTCTGGGCTTCATCGAGGATCACGAAGGCGTCGGCCAGCGTGCGGCCTCGCATGTAGGCCAGCGGAGCCACCTCGATCACCCCTTTTTCCAGCAGCGCGCTGGTTCGTTCCGCCCCCAGCAGGCTGTGCAGCGCGTCGTAGAGGGGACGGAGGTAGGGGTCCACCTTCTGCTGCAGATCGCCGGGGAGGAAGCCCAGCCGTTCGCCTGCTTCCACGGCAGGCCGGGTGAGGATCAGCCGTTCCACCCGCCGCTCAGTCAGCATCCGCACCGCCTGGACGGTGGCCAGGAACGTTTTGCCGGTGCCCGCTGGACCGAGCGCCAAGGTGAGGTCGTGGCGCTCCATCGCCTCGACATAGCTGCGCTGGCGCAGGGTGCGCGGACGCAGCAGCTTGCCGGCCTGGCTGCGGGCCAGCACCACATTGCCCAGGTCGCGATGTTCGGCGCTGCGGCCGGTGTCGAGCGCCACCAGTGCGGTTTGCACATCCACGGCCCCGACGGCCTGGCCCTCTTGCCAGAGGGGCCTCAGCAAATCAACGAGGGCGGCGGCCCGCTCGCGCTGGCTGCTGCGCCCCTGAATCGACAAATCAAGACCCCGCAGCACCATGGAGACGCCGGTGAGCGCCTCGATGTGGTGCAGGGTGGCTTCTGCTTCGCCAGCCAGAGCCAGGGCTGACGATGGATTCGGCAGCGCGATGAGCGTGCGCGAAGAGGAGGTGTCGGCCCCGGTCATGGGGCGCGCCCTCAAGCGGCCGCAGAAGCAGCAGTCGGTTCAGGTTCGGCGGCGGCGGCAGCAGCGGCTTCAGCAGCCTCTGCCGCTTTGGCAGCAGCTTCAGCGGCTTCCTTGGCGGCAGCTTCTGCAGCGGCGGCCTTGGCTTCTGCCGCTTCCTTCTCAGCCTGCTTGGCTGCAGCTTCGCGGGCAGCGGCCTGGTTGGCCTTGCCGACGGTTTCGCCCGGACGGATCGTTTTCTCGATCAGGCCGCCTTTTTCCAGCAGCGAGCGCACCGTGTCGGTGGGTTGGGCGCCCTGGCCCAGACGCACACGGATCGCCTCGGTGTCGAGGCGTGTTTCTTTCGTGCGGGGGTTGTAGAAGCCCAGTTCCTCCAGCGGCCGCCCATCACGACGTGATGTGCTGTTGGTGGCAACCAAGCGGAAGCTCGCTTCCCGCTTCTTGCCGAACCGCTTCAGGCGGAGCTTGATCATCGTGGCGCAGTCGTGAAGATGGCAGTCCATAACGGTACAACAGCCCTCACAGCCCACAGGCGCGGCCGGCTGCTGCTCACAGCTGGCCGAAGCCTTTGCGCTTTTTCGGCGGCCGGTTGGCTTTGCGCGCCCCCCCAGCAGTGCCCCCACCGGCAGCGGCCGGCATCCCTCCGCCCATGCCGGGGAAGCCGCCCATGCCTGGCATGCCGCCCCCCATTCCGGGGAATCCAGGCATGCCGCCGCCCATCCCTGGCATGCCCGGCATGCCTCCGCCGCGGGTCATCTGCTGCATGAAGCCGCGCATCTTCTGGAAATCAGCCAGCACCTTGTCGACATCCGCCGGGGTGTGACCGCTGCCTGCGGCGATGCGCCGCCGCCGTGAGGGTTGGGCCGCCAGCAATTGGGGTTGCTTGCGTTCGTCCTCGGTCATTGAGCCGATCATCGCCTCGATCCGCTTGAGCTGGGCCTCGCCCTGCTTGAGCATGCCGTCGTCGATCTTGTTCATTCCCGGGATCAGCTTCATCAGGCCGCCCAGAGATCCCATGCGCTTGATCATGCGCATCTGCTGAACGAAGTCGCTGAAGTCGAAGGAGGCTTCCTGCAGCTTCTTCTGCATACGCTCCACATCGGCGATCTCCACCTCCTTCTGGGCTTTCTCCACCAGGGTGAGCACATCGCCCATACCGAGGATGCGGCTGGCCATCCGCTCCGGGTGGAACGGCTGCAGGGCTTCCACCTTTTCGCCGGTGCCGATGAACTTGATCGGCGCGCCGCTCACCTTGCGGATCGAGAGCGCCGCACCCCCGCGGGAGTCGCCGTCGAGTTTGGTGAGCACGGCTCCGGTGATGCCCACCTGCTCGTGAAAGGCGCGGGTGAGGTCGGCGGCCTCCTGGCCGATCATCGAATCCACCACCAGCAGCACCTCATCGGGCGCTGCCACGGTGCGGATCCGCACCATCTCCTCCATCATCGCGGTGTCGATCTGCAGCCGGCCGGCGGTGTCCACCAGCACGGTGTCGAAGCCTTCGGCACGCGCCTTGGCCACACCCGCGGCAGCGATGTCCTCCGGCCGGGCGTCGGCCCCCAGGCTGAACACCTCCACGCCGATCTGCTTGCCGAGGGTCTGCAGCTGATCGATGGCGGCGGGCCGGTAGACGTCGGCGGCCACCAGCAGCGCGCGCCGGCCCTGTTCCTTGAGGTGGAGGCCCAGCTTGGCGGTGGCGGTGGTCTTGCCCGCCCCCTGCAGACCGGCCATCAGCACCACCGTGGGGGCCTGATCGGCACGGGCCAGCGGTGCGTTCTCCCCGCCCATCACCTCCACCAGTGCCTGATGCACCAGCTGGATGAACTGCTGATCCGGGCTCACCCCCCGCACCACCTCGGCACCGATGGCGCGCTCGCGCACATCGGCGATGAAGCCCTTGACCACATCGAGGCTGACATCGGCCTCCAGCAGGGCCCGGCGCACCTGCTGCAGCGCCCCATCCACGTTGCTCTCGGTGATCTTGTCCTGGCCTCGCAGGCTCTTGACCGCGTCTTCGAAACGCTGGGAAAGTTCGTCGAACATGGGGCGAAGCACCGGCGGATCGTGACCCGATCGTAAAAACATGCCGGCCGGCCTTCCGCCGCTGCTTCGGCGGCGCCGCTTGCACGCCCCCAGCCTCAGCTCAGGCTCAAGGGCTCAGCTGCGGCTCAGGAGAGCGGGCGGAAGCCCACCACCTTCCACACCTCGCCCTCGCGGCCGAAGATGTAGAGGTTGCGAAAGTTGGTGGCAGGGGTGCGATCGACCACCTTGCCCTGGGCGTCGAGCGCCGTGTCGCTGTAGCGGATGTCCACGGCGGCGGCGATCCGGCGGGGGGTGCGGGTGTCGATGCGGAGGCCCTGGATCTCGGTCGTCACCTGCTCACGGCTCACGCCCCGGGCACGGTTGCGGCGTAGCTCGGCGGCCAGTTCGCGCACCAGCCTTTCCCGGGCCAGGTCTGCGGGCGGGATGGCGGGGGTTCGGCCATCGAGGGCTGCGGCTTTGGTCTGCAGCCAGGCTTCCAGCAGGGCGCGCAGCTGGCTTTCATCCGGCTCGGCGCTGGTGAGCGGCACTGGGCCAGCCGCCCGGGCTGGCTGGGGCTTGGCCGCGGGGGGGCTCTTGGCGGGGGTGTCTGCTGGCGGGGGGGAGGTGCTGGTGGCGCCCACTCCTGGTTTGGGCTGCTTGTCGGGGCTGGCGGGCGACAAGGGCCGCAGGGCCATCATTCCTGCCAGGCCAGCGGCGACGAAGGCGCTGACCAGAACGGCGGCCGCGGCCATGCGGCCCCAGCCGGGCAGAGCTTTCCAGCCGGCGGCGCCAAGGGGAGCGCGCCTGGGGCGGGGGGCGGCACTGGACCGCGCCGGGGTGGTTGTCGCTGTGCGGAAGGGGTCTGAGCTCTCGAGCGGCAGGCTGGCCGGGTCAGCGGCGGGCTCCAGTGGATCCGGCCAGCGCATCGGGTCTTCAGAAGAAGCTGCCGTGCCACGGGACGCCAGAGAGTCGAGGACCGGAGCTGTGGTGAGCGGAGCAGCAGACATGGCTTCCGCACCGGCATGGCTCCTGCCCTGCAGCTCCCGGTTCTGGCGCCGGTCGAGCTGCTCCACATAGGCCTGCACGTCGCGATCGGCGAAGTAAGCCTCCAGATCAGGGTCGATTTCGATGTCGCGGTATCCGGCGAGAACATCGCGCCGCAGCCAGTCGCAGCAGTAGGCGCAGAGCTGAGCCAGCGGTTCGCTCCCATGCTCGGCCGCCCAGGCGCGCAGGGCGGGATCAGCGCCCTGGCTGAAGCAGGCCTCCGCCGTAGCCACCCGCCCCAGCAGCAGATGCTGGCAGGCCAGGAAGGGCTGCAGGCCCGGTTGACCGCTGGCCTCCAGCCGCAGCTGGGCGGCGGCGATGCGTTCTGGCTTGCGCTGGGCGAAGCCGGAGGCGGTGAGCGCCAGGCAGGCCAGGAATTCGGCGGTGGCGGAGCCGGGGGTGGTGGCGTTGCCGCTGGCCCAGCGGCTGAACAGGTCGACCTGCTCCTGGACCGTCAGGTAGTGGCGGATCTGCTTGAAGAAGTCCTGGAAGTCTTTCCTGGGTAGGGCTGGATCTCCGTCGCCCTCCAGTCCGCCGCGCCGCTCCACCAGCATCTCCAGCAGGTTCAGACCTTCGGCGCGCTCGTCGGTGGCGCTCAGATCACGCCGCAGCAGATCGAGCACCCGAAACGGCAGCAGATCGGCCAGGTCGTGTTCCATCTGCCGTTGCTGCTCCGGTTGGCGGCCCGTGCGCCGCATCAAGGTGATGCCCTCCTGAAGCAGCTGGGCCGCCCGCTCGAACTGACGGCGCCCCTGCAGCTCTCTGGCACCCATGCGGCAGGCTTCCCCCGCCAGCAGGGTGAGATCGGCCTCGCGGTGGCTGCCCAGTGCCGGCGCCTGCGGCGGTTGCAGGCAGCGACGGGCTGCATCGAAAGCATCGATGGCCAGCCCCGCTTCCCAGAGCAGCAGCAAGGCCCCCATCTCGCGGGAAGGCGGCACGTCCAGGCCCGGTGTCAGGGCGCCGTCCTCGGTGTCGAGCGCCATGAGCTCGGCTTCGTAGGCCTGGCGTCGCTCCGGATCGCTGAGCACATCAGCGCTTTCGCGCAGCAGCACGGCACGGGCCTCCAGGGCTGCGGCGGTGAAACCCTGCTCCGGCGGCCGGTCGAGCCGCTGCTGCAAGGTGTGCAAGACCGTCTGGGCATCAGTGGCCGGTCTCACCCCCAGAAGTTGGAAATGGTCGATCGGCAGTTCCAACCCTGGCGACTCGCAATCCCGCGGCACGGGCTTGGCAGGGAGTGTAGGCAGAGGCAACCAATTTGACTCTGCAGGCGGAACAGACCCCGTACAGTCAGCGGTCAGAAGTTCCGCTGTCCCTGCCATGACCCAGGAGATCGCTGTCCCGGCCCCGCCGGCGGCCGAGCCTGTCAGCAGCCATTCGGAAAGGCTCGCATCCCTTTACACGGCTGGCCCCACATCGGTGAGCCGTGCCGACGGTCTGGTCCTCTACCGGGACATGACCCTGGGTCGACGGTTCGAAGACAAGTGCGCGGAGATGTACTACCGCGGCAAGATGTTCGGCTTCGTGCACCTCTACAACGGCCAGGAGGCCGTGAGCACGGGCGTGATCAAGGCGATGCGTGCCCAGCACGACTGGTTCTGCAGCACCTATCGGGATCACGTTCATGCGCTCAGCTGCGGCGTGCCGGCCCGTGAGGTGATGAGTGAACTGTTCGGCAAGGCCACCGGCTGCAGCAAGGGCCGGGGTGGCTCCATGCACCTGTTCTCCAGGGAGCATCACCTGCTGGGCGGCTATGCCTTCATCGGCGAAGGCATCCCGGTGGCCCTGGGGGCGGCGTTCACCAGCCGCTACAAGCGCGACGCGCTTGGTGATGCCAGCAGCGATGCGGTCACCGCCGCCTTCTTCGGCGATGGCACCTGCAACAACGGCCAGTTCTTCGAGTGCCTGAACATGGCGGCGCTCTGGAAGCTGCCGATCCTGTTCGTGGTGGAGAACAACAAGTGGGCGATCGGCATGGCCCACGACCGTGCCACCAGCGATCCGGAGATCTGGCGCAAAGCTGCCGCCTTCGGCATGGCTGGCGAGGAAGTCGACGGCATGGATGTGCTGGCGGTTCGCGCTGCGGCTCAGCGGGCGGTGGAGCGGGCCAGGGCGGGTGAAGGCCCCACCCTGCTGGAGTGCCTCACCTATCGCTTCCGCGGCCACTCCCTGGCCGACCCCGACGAGCTCCGCAGCGAGGCGGAGAAGGACTTCTGGGCGCAGCGCGATCCGATCAAGGCCCTCGCCGCTCACCTCACGTCCCACGGCCTCGCCAGCGCCGATGAGCTGAAGGAGATCGAGAAGGAGATCGACGCGGAGGTGGCCGATGCGGTCAGCTTCGCCCTCGCGGCGCCCGAGCCCGATCCCGCCGAACTCACCCGCTACATCTGGGCTGAAGACTGAGGCGCTGAGGGCTCGCCAGCCCCAACACAGAGGTGCAGTGGCGGCCTGCTGGGCTCACAGCCCGTGCAGGCGGGCCTGCTCAGCAGCGGCGCGGAACACCAGCCCATGGCGCTCCACCAGCTCCGGCAGGCTGTCGTAGCCGCCGCCGATCACGCTGGCCACGGGGACCCCTCGCCTGAGGCAGGCGTCGAACACCAGGCGGTCGCGCTGCAGCAAGCCCTCGCTGCTGAGACAAAGCCTGCCCAGCCGATCGTCGCGGTGCGGGTCCACACCGGCGTTGTAGAGCACGAGATCCGGCCGGAGCCGCTCGAGCAGGACGGGCAGGTGCTCCCCCACCGTCTCCAGGTAGGCCTGATCCTCGAGGCCGTCAGCGAGTGGCAGATCCAGGTCGCTGGCTTGCTTGTGCAGGGGAAAGTTGCTGGCGCAGTGCACCGAGAAGGTAAACACGCGTGGCTCTTCGGCGAACAGCGCCGCCGTGGCATCGCCTTGATGCACGTCCAGATCCACCACCAGCAGCTGACGCACCGCCCCTTCCGCCAGCAGCACCCGGGCAGCGACGGCGTAGTCGTTGAAGATGCAGAAGCCGCTGCCCTGGGTGGCGAAGGCGTGGTGGGTGCCGCCGGCCAGATGGCAGGCCACGCCATGGCGCAGGGCTAGCCGGGCGGTGAGCACGGTGCCTCCTACCGCCAACCAGGTGCGGCGCACCAGTGGTGCCGTGGCCGGCAGGCCGATGCGCCGCTGCTGGGCCGCACTCAGCTGATTGCGGGCAAACGCCTGGTGATACGTGCGGGGATGCACCTGTTCGATCCAGCGACGCGGCGCTGGCAGCGGCTGGTGCAGCTGGCTGTCCCGGGCCAGATCCCGTGCGCGCAGCAGGTCGTGCAGCAGCCGGAATTTGGCCATCGGAAAACGATGGCTGCTCGGCAGCGGCGCGGAGTAGGCCGGGTGGTAAACGAGGGGAGGCCGCAGGGGCTGGCCCTCAGAGGCGGCTGGGCAGCCGGTGGGTGAGGCTGCGCAGCTTGCGCAGCGCCTTCAGTTCCACCTGCCGCACCCGTTCACGGGAAACGTCGAGCTGACGGCCGATCTCGGCGAGGGTGTGGCGCTCGTCGCCATGCAGTCCGAACCGGAGTTCGAGCACCTGGCGCTCCTGTTCGGAGAGATGGCTAAGCCAGCGGTTGAGCTGTTCGTGGTGCATGCCACGCTCCACCACATCGAGCGGTTGCTCGTTGGCGGGATCGGCGATCAGATCCCCGAGGAAACTGCGGCCCTCTTCGCCGTTCACGGGCGCATCCAGGCTGGAGGTGGTGAGGGCCTGGCCCAGCAGGGCATCAAGCTCTTCGAGCGGCATCGCCATGGCCTCGGCGATTTCGCGGCGGCTGGGCATGGCGCCAAGCTTGTGGGCCAGATCTAGGCTCACGCGGCGGATGGCGGTGAGCCGTTCGCTGAGATGCACTGGCAGGCGGATCGTGCGCGACTGGCAGGCGATCGCGCGGGTCATGCTCTGGCGGATCCACCAGAAGGCATAGGTGGAGAACTTGTAGCCGCGGGTGGGATCGAACTTCTCCACCGCCCGCTCCAGACCGAGCGAGCCTTCCTGGATCAGATCGAGCAGCTCCAGCCCTTTGCCCTGATATTTCTTGGCCACGCTGACCACGAGCCTCAGGTTGGCTTTCATCATCCGCTGCTTGGAGCGGCGACCGATCCGGATCAGCTGACGTTCCTGGTCGGTGGGATGGTCGGGCTCACCGGATTGGGTGAGCTGCATCATCGCCTGCACCTGATTGCCCAGTTCGATCTCTTCGGCAGGGGTGAGCAGAGGTTCTCGGCCAATGGAGGTGAGATACCAGCTGATCGGATCCCCACCGCGGCTCCGACTGCTTTTTTCGCCCTGGAGGCTGGAGGCTGTCATGGAGGAGCCTGTGCCCGCTGATTGGCGTCACTATCCGCTCTGTTTTTTGAAAGGGGCTGTGATTTCAGCAACCTTTCAACTTTCTGCGTG from Synechococcus sp. MW101C3 harbors:
- a CDS encoding aromatic acid exporter family protein; its protein translation is MNSRERLRIPAEIALAALVAYVLGFWFTSLFPGYLPKIGGLWSAISAIVVTQSTRRETTSSASLRILGSAIGAITSAIYLTLLPFHPLGMALAIFATVLLCAVVNIPSHGRLAAITVIVVMVTGSLDPKLSPGLNALLRFVESCIGTGVAMLGVRLWPGPVDKD
- a CDS encoding PhoH family protein, with protein sequence MTGADTSSSRTLIALPNPSSALALAGEAEATLHHIEALTGVSMVLRGLDLSIQGRSSQRERAAALVDLLRPLWQEGQAVGAVDVQTALVALDTGRSAEHRDLGNVVLARSQAGKLLRPRTLRQRSYVEAMERHDLTLALGPAGTGKTFLATVQAVRMLTERRVERLILTRPAVEAGERLGFLPGDLQQKVDPYLRPLYDALHSLLGAERTSALLEKGVIEVAPLAYMRGRTLADAFVILDEAQNTTTAQMRMVLTRLGENSRMVVTGDPTQMDLPAGQLSGLIEAAQVLQGVEGVAICELTAADVVRHPLVQRLVTAYANRDANGPAPTAQQRFDGQQRRRGP
- the rpsP gene encoding 30S ribosomal protein S16 → MIKLRLKRFGKKREASFRLVATNSTSRRDGRPLEELGFYNPRTKETRLDTEAIRVRLGQGAQPTDTVRSLLEKGGLIEKTIRPGETVGKANQAAAREAAAKQAEKEAAEAKAAAAEAAAKEAAEAAAKAAEAAEAAAAAAAEPEPTAASAAA
- the ffh gene encoding signal recognition particle protein, encoding MFDELSQRFEDAVKSLRGQDKITESNVDGALQQVRRALLEADVSLDVVKGFIADVRERAIGAEVVRGVSPDQQFIQLVHQALVEVMGGENAPLARADQAPTVVLMAGLQGAGKTTATAKLGLHLKEQGRRALLVAADVYRPAAIDQLQTLGKQIGVEVFSLGADARPEDIAAAGVAKARAEGFDTVLVDTAGRLQIDTAMMEEMVRIRTVAAPDEVLLVVDSMIGQEAADLTRAFHEQVGITGAVLTKLDGDSRGGAALSIRKVSGAPIKFIGTGEKVEALQPFHPERMASRILGMGDVLTLVEKAQKEVEIADVERMQKKLQEASFDFSDFVQQMRMIKRMGSLGGLMKLIPGMNKIDDGMLKQGEAQLKRIEAMIGSMTEDERKQPQLLAAQPSRRRRIAAGSGHTPADVDKVLADFQKMRGFMQQMTRGGGMPGMPGMGGGMPGFPGMGGGMPGMGGFPGMGGGMPAAAGGGTAGGARKANRPPKKRKGFGQL
- a CDS encoding IMS domain-containing protein, with product MRPATDAQTVLHTLQQRLDRPPEQGFTAAALEARAVLLRESADVLSDPERRQAYEAELMALDTEDGALTPGLDVPPSREMGALLLLWEAGLAIDAFDAARRCLQPPQAPALGSHREADLTLLAGEACRMGARELQGRRQFERAAQLLQEGITLMRRTGRQPEQQRQMEHDLADLLPFRVLDLLRRDLSATDERAEGLNLLEMLVERRGGLEGDGDPALPRKDFQDFFKQIRHYLTVQEQVDLFSRWASGNATTPGSATAEFLACLALTASGFAQRKPERIAAAQLRLEASGQPGLQPFLACQHLLLGRVATAEACFSQGADPALRAWAAEHGSEPLAQLCAYCCDWLRRDVLAGYRDIEIDPDLEAYFADRDVQAYVEQLDRRQNRELQGRSHAGAEAMSAAPLTTAPVLDSLASRGTAASSEDPMRWPDPLEPAADPASLPLESSDPFRTATTTPARSSAAPRPRRAPLGAAGWKALPGWGRMAAAAVLVSAFVAAGLAGMMALRPLSPASPDKQPKPGVGATSTSPPPADTPAKSPPAAKPQPARAAGPVPLTSAEPDESQLRALLEAWLQTKAAALDGRTPAIPPADLARERLVRELAAELRRNRARGVSREQVTTEIQGLRIDTRTPRRIAAAVDIRYSDTALDAQGKVVDRTPATNFRNLYIFGREGEVWKVVGFRPLS
- the pdhA gene encoding pyruvate dehydrogenase (acetyl-transferring) E1 component subunit alpha, which gives rise to MTQEIAVPAPPAAEPVSSHSERLASLYTAGPTSVSRADGLVLYRDMTLGRRFEDKCAEMYYRGKMFGFVHLYNGQEAVSTGVIKAMRAQHDWFCSTYRDHVHALSCGVPAREVMSELFGKATGCSKGRGGSMHLFSREHHLLGGYAFIGEGIPVALGAAFTSRYKRDALGDASSDAVTAAFFGDGTCNNGQFFECLNMAALWKLPILFVVENNKWAIGMAHDRATSDPEIWRKAAAFGMAGEEVDGMDVLAVRAAAQRAVERARAGEGPTLLECLTYRFRGHSLADPDELRSEAEKDFWAQRDPIKALAAHLTSHGLASADELKEIEKEIDAEVADAVSFALAAPEPDPAELTRYIWAED
- a CDS encoding histone deacetylase; this encodes MRPPLVYHPAYSAPLPSSHRFPMAKFRLLHDLLRARDLARDSQLHQPLPAPRRWIEQVHPRTYHQAFARNQLSAAQQRRIGLPATAPLVRRTWLAVGGTVLTARLALRHGVACHLAGGTHHAFATQGSGFCIFNDYAVAARVLLAEGAVRQLLVVDLDVHQGDATAALFAEEPRVFTFSVHCASNFPLHKQASDLDLPLADGLEDQAYLETVGEHLPVLLERLRPDLVLYNAGVDPHRDDRLGRLCLSSEGLLQRDRLVFDACLRRGVPVASVIGGGYDSLPELVERHGLVFRAAAEQARLHGL
- a CDS encoding sigma-70 family RNA polymerase sigma factor; this translates as MTASSLQGEKSSRSRGGDPISWYLTSIGREPLLTPAEEIELGNQVQAMMQLTQSGEPDHPTDQERQLIRIGRRSKQRMMKANLRLVVSVAKKYQGKGLELLDLIQEGSLGLERAVEKFDPTRGYKFSTYAFWWIRQSMTRAIACQSRTIRLPVHLSERLTAIRRVSLDLAHKLGAMPSRREIAEAMAMPLEELDALLGQALTTSSLDAPVNGEEGRSFLGDLIADPANEQPLDVVERGMHHEQLNRWLSHLSEQERQVLELRFGLHGDERHTLAEIGRQLDVSRERVRQVELKALRKLRSLTHRLPSRL